CGTCAATCTCCTTCCCTCTGGCTTCACTCGGTTCGTTGCCTCTCCAAGTGCAGAGTTCAGTTCTGAGTCGGTGGTTAGCCTTTACTCAGGCTCCTTATTTCGGCTTGCTTTTGTTGGCTTGCTTGGCGCACTGAACCTTAGACTTTGAACTTTAAACTGTTGTTTTCATCCCATCATATCCCAACAGCACATTTCCTTTATAGAGTTTTTCGACCTCTTTTAAAACATTAACCTTGTCACAAGGGGGATAAAAATGAATGAGGATTAATTTCCCTGGATTGGATAAAGCAGCCATTTGAGCAACACCTCGAGGGGTCAAATGTCCTTTTACTTTTTTTGAATCTGGGAATGAACATTCAAGCAAAAAAACATCCGTTCCTTTGGCCCATTGAGCCAATGTTTCAGAAAAATCAGTATCCCCTGAAAAGACAATAGATTTTTGATCCTCTTCAAATCGATAAGCAGCACTTTCAAAAATATGATTTGTTTTAGAACTACAGACACGAACTTTCCTCACACGAAAAATATGTTCATGCACCTCAAGAACTTCAAGAGGAAATTTGGGAGTCAGCCAACCCCGATACGTTTTTGAAAGTTCCAAAAAAAACTTTTTAAAACCTCTCCCGCCCACGATCATTAATTTCTTTTTTCGTGAAGGAAACCCATATTTACTGGCAAAGAGAAAAGGGACAAGATCCGTGACGTGATCGGGATGAATGTGAGTATAAAAAATGGCATCAATGTCATTGAGCAAAAACCCTGATTTTACAATACGCGTCAAAGTACCAGGCCCGCTATCAATCAAAAAAAGAGACTGTTTCGTCTTAAGAAGAAATCCTGGCGAACCTCTTTCTAAACGAATAACCCCTGTTCCGGATCCCAAAATAATGAGTTCCATATAACGACCTTCTTCCGCTCAATAAATGATTGCATAGTGATCATTATGGATTTTAGTCCATCTCAGTGGATAAAAAAAGAGTCCACAGTCGACAGTCAATGGTCGACAGTTTTAAAGGAATTATTTATTTTCTATGGACTGTTGACCGTGGACTGTGGACTTGTTTTTCATTGTTATTTTCTTTCTACTCTTAATTTTTCCAACACTGATTTTATTCTTAAAGAACTTTGTCTTAAATTTTCCTCTTTTAATCTTCCGCTTTGATAAGCCCGTGAAAGGGCCTCATAGCCTCGCTCAATCAAATCCGAATGATGCCCAATGATTACCAAATCGTGTCCTGCCTCAATGGCCCCAACCACAGACTCTTCTAAAGAGAACCGCCGAGTCATCGCCCCCATTTCCAAATCGTCTGAAATAATCACATTGTGGAATGCATATTTTTCTCTTAAAAAATCATGAACTATTTTTTTGGAAAGGGTTACTGGATAATCGGAATCCCAATGAAGACAATGAAGATGAGTCGTCATGATAAAAGCAACATCGTTTTTAATCGCTCTTCTAAAGGGTTTAAGATGGACTTGTTCCATTTCATCCAGTGAGAAATGGATCAAAGGCAGATCATCATGGGGGTCAAGGGTCGCTCCCCCAAGACCCGGGAAATGCTTGGCTGTCGCCGCAAGACCTTTGCCTTGCATTCCTCGAATCAAGGCGCCTCCTAATTTCGAAACAAGAGCAGGGTCCTCCCCCAAAAAACGTAAATTTGATACGGAAGACGAAGCTGGAGTTAAAACATCCACCATGGGAGCAAAATTAACATCCACTCCTAAAGAAATGAGCTCTTGAGCCATGACCTGACCCTGCTGATAAGCCCCATTTACACCTTGTGTTCTTCCCAAATCTAGATTTCCAGGAAAATGAGTGACATGTAAATGAGCTTGGGGTTCTTCTTCCGAAAATCGATGAACAACACCCCCTTCATGATCAATGACAAAAAAAACATCACCCAAAACTTCTCTTAAGTCAGAGATGAATTTTTTGAGTTGACGAAGGGAGACAATATTTCTAGAAAAAAGAATAATACCGGCAGGGCAAATTTTCTTTAAGAAAATTTCTAGACCTGAATCAAGGGATGTCCCTTGAATTCCGATCACAAGATGACGACCCACAAAAGCATTTTGGATTGCAGATTGTGGATTACGGATTGAGCAATCTAAGCGCTTCATAAAATCTGAAGACTATGGGTTAGTTGAGGGCTCATGATCTTTTTTATCCTTGGGCTCTTCTCTTTCTTCCATCTTTTCTTCTTCAATCACTTCCCACCTGACCAATGCATCTCCCTCAAAAAATAGATACCGTCCCTTAGAAACATATTTATAATCGATAGGAACATCTGGAAACCGTCCATAATAAGCCCAACGTTCAATAGAAGCTCCCCAACGGGTTTCTCCCATTGGCTTCTTTTCATCAGGAACTCCCCAACCATTCAAAACTTCATCCTTCGTCATCCCCTGATTAAGAGAAGGACCTCCTCCCACAATGGTTTCTAAAGAAGCTTTCTTCGTTGGATCTTCAAAATCGCTACACCCCATCAGCATGACTGACAAAATAAAACCTACCATAAGAAATTTCATAACTCCCCCTTTCTGCATTGTTGTTATCATAGCCGTTTGTCCACTCATATGCATGAAAATGAGAGGCACGGGTTCGCTGTAATAAATTTAAAATCCGAAAACCAAAATGAAAAATGACATACCAAAATCCAAAATTTCTAATGCTGTTGCAAGGAAGACATTTTAAGTTTTACGTTGTCATTTTGATCTTTGATGTTTGATTTTTAGATTCTCATAGCTATCTACGCGATTTCACCTTTTCCAATGCCCGTTTAATTCTATC
The genomic region above belongs to Chlamydiota bacterium and contains:
- a CDS encoding glycoside hydrolase family 3 protein, yielding MKRLDCSIRNPQSAIQNAFVGRHLVIGIQGTSLDSGLEIFLKKICPAGIILFSRNIVSLRQLKKFISDLREVLGDVFFVIDHEGGVVHRFSEEEPQAHLHVTHFPGNLDLGRTQGVNGAYQQGQVMAQELISLGVDVNFAPMVDVLTPASSSVSNLRFLGEDPALVSKLGGALIRGMQGKGLAATAKHFPGLGGATLDPHDDLPLIHFSLDEMEQVHLKPFRRAIKNDVAFIMTTHLHCLHWDSDYPVTLSKKIVHDFLREKYAFHNVIISDDLEMGAMTRRFSLEESVVGAIEAGHDLVIIGHHSDLIERGYEALSRAYQSGRLKEENLRQSSLRIKSVLEKLRVERK
- a CDS encoding MBL fold metallo-hydrolase, producing MELIILGSGTGVIRLERGSPGFLLKTKQSLFLIDSGPGTLTRIVKSGFLLNDIDAIFYTHIHPDHVTDLVPFLFASKYGFPSRKKKLMIVGGRGFKKFFLELSKTYRGWLTPKFPLEVLEVHEHIFRVRKVRVCSSKTNHIFESAAYRFEEDQKSIVFSGDTDFSETLAQWAKGTDVFLLECSFPDSKKVKGHLTPRGVAQMAALSNPGKLILIHFYPPCDKVNVLKEVEKLYKGNVLLGYDGMKTTV